The following proteins are co-located in the Chloroflexota bacterium genome:
- a CDS encoding cytochrome C oxidase subunit II, producing MTSKPSMHIDPYERNWIIISIVLLVSFAVAISVAGFAFGIQVPSPEQRVDPRTVADSGPWADPGLRELSPGKYEAYILAQTWSFLPREMTVPVDSEITFYITSKDVQHGFKLQETNLNVQVVPGQVSKLTITFDKPGDYDYICTEYCGSGHAAMFGTLHVEP from the coding sequence ATGACATCTAAACCTTCCATGCACATTGATCCGTATGAACGCAATTGGATCATCATCAGCATTGTGCTGTTGGTGTCATTTGCGGTAGCCATTAGCGTAGCCGGATTTGCCTTTGGCATCCAGGTTCCCAGCCCCGAGCAGCGCGTAGACCCGCGCACTGTAGCCGATTCAGGCCCGTGGGCCGATCCCGGTTTGCGCGAGCTGTCTCCCGGAAAATACGAAGCCTATATTTTGGCGCAAACCTGGTCTTTTTTGCCACGCGAAATGACCGTACCGGTTGACTCTGAGATAACTTTCTATATCACCAGCAAAGACGTACAACACGGCTTCAAACTGCAAGAAACCAATCTGAACGTCCAGGTTGTGCCGGGTCAGGTATCGAAGTTAACTATTACCTTCGATAAACCGGGCGATTATGACTATATCTGCACCGAGTATTGCGGTTCGGGGCACGCGGCCATGTTCGGCACGCTGCACGTTGAACCGTAA
- a CDS encoding cytochrome c oxidase subunit 2A, which yields MSENNQEFKPKGTMAILFIFVLTLILLWGSVFLILLSRGMTVGV from the coding sequence ATGAGTGAAAACAATCAGGAGTTCAAACCAAAAGGGACGATGGCAATACTGTTTATTTTTGTATTGACCCTAATCCTGCTTTGGGGCTCAGTTTTTCTAATTCTGCTTTCGCGAGGAATGACCGTAGGAGTGTGA
- a CDS encoding SCO family protein, which translates to MVLALAAYAIGKALRPPQILRGAMLNPSIPAVDFNLLAEDDQNITLYEYRGQPVLLAFSCQKCPRSATLMSKLAQVKSGANGKDHSIEVIVVNLNPGRESIQSFAEFVHAFDTDFVAVSGNLRDVTDIAHSYDVYFGYTQNDFVESNPLIFLIDAQGYWRSVYPLNMSAVDINSDIEIIWQDR; encoded by the coding sequence TTGGTTCTGGCCCTAGCGGCTTACGCCATTGGCAAAGCGTTGCGCCCTCCACAAATACTGCGAGGCGCAATGCTCAATCCGTCCATCCCGGCTGTTGATTTCAACTTGCTGGCAGAAGATGACCAGAATATTACTTTGTACGAATATCGAGGACAGCCAGTTCTCCTGGCGTTTAGTTGCCAGAAATGTCCACGAAGCGCCACACTGATGAGCAAACTCGCTCAGGTGAAAAGCGGAGCGAACGGTAAAGACCATTCGATAGAAGTAATAGTGGTCAATCTTAACCCGGGGCGAGAAAGTATTCAAAGCTTTGCTGAATTCGTCCACGCTTTTGATACTGATTTTGTGGCTGTTTCTGGCAACTTGCGAGATGTGACGGATATTGCTCACAGCTATGATGTTTATTTTGGATATACTCAGAACGATTTTGTAGAGAGCAATCCGTTGATTTTTCTCATTGATGCACAAGGCTATTGGCGATCTGTGTATCCGCTAAATATGAGCGCCGTTGACATAAACAGCGATATCGAAATTATTTGGCAAGACCGGTAA